The bacterium nucleotide sequence TGTGCTCAGGGAGAAGCTTCGCCTCGTCAGCGAGGCCTGCGAAGCCATGCCAGGCATTGCAGCCCCTCTCCTTGACACCCCCCCAACGATGATTGAGAATAAAACTGGGAAGTCAGATCATCTATGGCCTGAGGATTCGGCAATTTAGCTTGGCCCAGGAGCGAGTGTGCGCTACACGACATTGAGCGACAGAATCGAGATCAGATGTCTTTGATTCCGCCGGGGACCATTATCCAGGATGACGTTCTTACGGTCTTGCCTGAGCTGCCAACGTGCCATGCGCAGGCCATAATCGCTGACCCACCCTATTACAACGTCCTGGAAGAGGATTGGGATACTCAATGGCATCAGGTCTCTGAGTATCTGGAATGGAGTGGGACTTGGGCCTCGCAGTGCATGCGCATTCTCAAGGACGATGGTTTGTTCTTCGTTTTCGGGCAGCTAGGAAAGCGAGAGCACGGATTCATTCACCTGATGTCACAGCTTTGCGTGAGATTCACGTTCCACGACCTTATTATATGGGATCGGGTCGTTGGGTATAATGAGCGACGAGACAGTCTCACTCCAGCATACGAGATGATCCTTGTGCTCCGGAAGAGCGAGAAAGTCAAATTCCGCAAAGATAGAGTCCGGATTCCCTACGATGCGAAGAAGATCGAGACCTACCTTCGTGACAAGAGATATCGGGATAAGAGGGCCCGACTTGAGCATCTCTCCAAGGGACGATATGCAACCAACATCCTGTCCATACCAAGCCTAAAGGGAGCATCCAAAGAGAAGAGTGGCCACCCTAGTCAGAAACCAATCGAGCTGATCAGCAAGCTGATTATCATTTCCAGCGATCCGGGGGACCTGGTTCTTGATCCATTTCTCGGATCGGGAACAACGGCGGTAGCTGCCGAGACACTCAGCCGAAAATGGATAGGCATCGAGATCAACGAGAGCTATTGCGCTATTTCCCGTCAGAGGATCGATGAAGTGCGTGTCAAAGACAGACCAAGCGCAACTGAAGAAGCCCCCAATAAGATGGCCGGGAGCAGCTTTGGCTTAAGCGCCAAGTCTAACAGAGATTGACGCCGAGGCGCCGCCAGCACAGATCTCAAGTAAACTGCCGGTCGAGGGTGCGGTATTGCACCGCCTCGGAGATGTGCTCCGGGAGGAGATTCGGCTCATCAGCGAGGTCAGCTATCGTCATTCCGCGAGAGTTTCTTCATAGAGCGACACGCAGAGGCCTATGACCTTATGAATATTTCCTAAGTGGGCGTCGAGAATGGGGCTATCCGCTTCCGTAATCTCTCAAGTGTCTCCAGCCACTGTCTGAAGTGCGGACATCTATTGCGCATCACGTCTAGACCTGTTCGGGGGGCTATCAAGGACCCATAAAGCGGTTTCTGGTAGCCCGGATATAGGCGCTCTAAACGAGCACTTGGGCAGGTCTGAGGATTGTCATCAATCTCCTCCGGACTCTCGAATCGATTGGCTATCTGAGCTAGCCTGGAAGTCTGATCAGGTCCATCGGGGAACGCCCCAGCGATTTTCTTTGGATCAGAGAATAGAAGTGCCTCGAATTCGTGAAGCTGGCAGTGCGGAATGAACCGCTCATGCCCGATGTCAACACGGAGCTGCTCTTCAACATATCGTACACGCTCAAAGCAATATCTGCTTCCCACCTGATGGAGGACGCTGCCTCACATGACTACGAAAACTTCTCAAGATCAGGGCTTGGCAAGACGCCCGCGTCTTCGGTATTATACTCGATATTACTCGATGGACGAGTGAACGTGTTGGAAAGAGAGACTGATGGAAACGGAATGGCCGACAGTCATTGAAGTGGCCGAATAACTGAAGATGGGTAGATCGACCGTGTATAAGCTGGCGCAGGAAGGTAAATTGCCGACGCACGAAATCGAGCGGCAATGGCGTCAAGAGCCTCGTGGGGATTTGTAGAGGGGGAACGAAGGTGCTTTATATAGAACCATATATCTCCCCGCGGCGACTGCAAAGCATGTCTTAACGCTCTGTAATACAGGGCTTATGCAACCCTGTGCAGTGCGGGCTTATGCCGCGATCTCGCGACGTAAGGGTGTTATGAAGAAGCCATATAAACATTGTTTAGCCGGAGAGAGAGCAAATGCCACAGTACGACTTCCGCCTAGAATTCCGCCTCCCGGGTCAGGACCATATCAACGAGGATGCCGAGGAGCTTTCTGTACTCAACGATAGCGGCGAAGTGACGATCCGTCTGCGTTCCGGAGCCCGAGGCAGCCCGATCAAGAAGCACTCGCGTGCGGCCCTCATCGGCGGGCCATACCCGAGCGCCGCAGACGCACAGACTGCGGCGGAGCGTGCCAAGCGGGCGTTGCTCCTCTGGGCGGTTCGTAACCGCATGGGGATAGACTTAGGTGGCAGACCCCCACGGGCCTTCATCACCAGTGCAGGATTGCAGTGGCAGGAAAGGCAGATCGGCGCTCCTGTCCGTGCCGCGGTTCACGGGATCGACGTCTACGAGCACATCGACGGGTTGGTCTTCGTTGCGTTGAATTTCGAGGCCAGCGTTGGCAAGGCGGCACGGGCATTCGTCGAGCAGGTTGCAGGTGCCATTAAAACTCCCCTGGCCATGAGTCCAAAACAGGAGCTGGCCGGCGAGATCCTATCTGCCTCCTACTTCGAGCCCTCCGATCGTTCGAGATTCATCACTCGCATGACCGCAGTCGAGGCCCTACTGGATCCCCAGCCAAGGCCGCCGGCGGCGCAGGACCTTGTGGCGAGACTGGTTGAGATCGTAAACAAGAGTGGGCTCGACGACGCTACGCGAGCCGCAATGTCGGGAAGCCTCCAGTGGCTCAAACAGGAGTCTATAGGACAGGCGGGCCGGGCGTTAGCAACTCGGCTACTACCCGGCAGGATCTACTTAGAGCTGGCTCCGGGACGCTTCTTTACCTTCTGCTATGGCTTGCGAAGCTCGATCCTGCACAGCGGGACGGTACCTGCAGAGGTTACTGATTTCCCGAGCGTGTGCGCCGCGGCGCATGAGTTCGTGTGCGATCTTCTAATCGCGTCGTTCGCGGAGGCCGGCTAACAGTGGGCTGGAGCGGACCGGCTCCGCCGGCCACTTAGCCTAGGCGTTGTGCCCGCCCGTAAAGATTGAGATGCGGTTTTATCTTCGGAGAAGATATGGCAATACGAGCATTTGACCTCAACATCGAAGAAGTCCTGGAGAATTGGGAAGTTGAACACGCCTTGCGAGAAGTCATTGCCAATGCGCTTGACGAGCAGGTTATCTCCAAAACTGCCGAGATAGAGATTTCCAAAGACAGGCAGGGCGATTGGCATATTCGGGATTTTGGGCGTGGTCTCCGAATCGAACACTTTACCCTGAACGAGAATCAAGAGAAACTGAATGAGCTTTCAGGAGTCATAGGCAAGTTCGGCGTCGGACTCAAAGATGCACTGGCTACCTTCCATCGGAGGGATGTCTGTGTTCTTATTCCTTCTCAATTCGGCACATTTCGCCTCAAGCAAGAGCATAAGCACGGTTTTAGTGACATTGTGACTCTTCATGTGGAATACGATGACTCGCCTAACAATATGCGCGGCACGGAGTTCATTTTGCATGGTCTGACCGACGCAGATATGACAAAGGCCAAATCACTCTTTCTGACATTCGCTGGTGAAGAAATCTTGGAAACAACTACCTACGGTCAAATTCTGCGGCGCAAAGGGAATACTGGTCGTGTATACATTTTAGGGGTATTCGCCAGCGAAGAACCTAATTTTCTATTCTCTTACAACATCACGAGTTTGACCGAGTCCATGAAAAAGAAACTCAACCGAGAAAGGTCGAATGTGGGCAGAACCACCTATGCTGATAGGGTAAAAGCCATCCTCAAGACTGCAAAAAGCAAAGCGGTTGAAGATTTGCTTGTAGAGCAAGTTGGAAAGCGTGCAACTGGAGAGCAAAGCGACGAGATGGCTTGGATTGAAATTAGCCAAATGGCTCTAAACCTGATGCACCAACGGCAGAAGGCGGCGTACTTCACAGAGCAGGAGATTCAGTCAAGACCTAATATCCTCGACAATGCGAGGTCAGATGGCTACCAAGTCGTCGTTATTACCGAACAGCAAAAATCAAAGTTGCAGGCCCAAATCCAAATGGGTGGACCACAGGTTCGAACACTAGAAGCCTATGTGCAAGAATACAATGCTAGTTTTGAATACCAGTTTGTTGACCGAGCCAAATTGACGCGAGAAGAGCGCCGCATCTTCGACATCACGCCCAAGCTACTGGCGCTTGTCGGTCTCAGTCTCAATCGCGCTCCGCAAATACGAATTTCGGAGACAATGAGAGTGACGACCGACGGCACCGAAGGCGTTTGGGATTCATCAATTGCCGCCGTAGTCATCAAGCGTAGTAGACTCTCGTCTCTCATTGGCTATGCCGCAACTCTACTGCATGAAGTTGGACATGCAACCACAGGCGCAGTTGATGCGACACCGGAATTTGAGCGCGTACTAACAGATTATTTGGGGAGAACATCAGTAGCGGCAACGACGTTTTCAGCTGACGCCACGCCGCTGCGCTTTACGGCGCGACTGATACGCAACTTGTTCTTCCCCCATTCCTAAGCGATTTCGATAGCGTCCTGCTTGCCCTTCTCGGCCAGTTCCGCGCCGGCCGCCTTCTCCGGGGGTTTTATGAGTTGCTGCTTGTTCTTGAGGGGGCCGATGTGGTGTTTCTTCATGGCCGCGATGAGGGCCTTGCCCGAGAGATTCGAGTGGTCCGCGCCGGGCTCGAGCTCGTCCAGCAGCTTGATGAATTCGGCCTTCGCACGGGCGATGGAGACGCCGTTCGTGTCGGGCGTCCACCTGGATTCCGGGTTCTTCCTACCTCGAACGAAGGTCTTGGAGCACCTGGTCCGGGATGACCTGCCCAGCGGCTCTGTTCTCTGCGCAGAGCCTCTCGGACAGTCCTGGTCACTTCCTCCCTAGGAAGAGAGTCCTCTCAACAACGTGCTCAGCTGAACTGCCGGTCGAGCGTGCGGTATTGCACCGCCTCGGAGATGTGCTCGGGGAGGAGATTGGGCTCATCAGCGAGGTCAGCTATCGTCCGGGCGACCTTCAGGATGCGGTCGTAAGCGCGAGCGCTCATGCCCATTCTGTTGATCGCTGCCTCCATTATCGCCTCGCACTGCTCATCGAGCCGGCAGTAGCGTTTGATGTCCCTGGATTGCATGTGGGCGTTGCAGAAGAAAGGCTCATCCCGGAAACGTTCCTGCTGGACCTTCCGTGCGGCGTTGATCCGTGTCCTAACCGCCTCCGACTTCTCGCCGGGCGACCATTTGGCAAGGTCGGAATAGGGAACGACTGGGACGTCGAGGTGGATGTCAATTCTATCTAGCAGGGGACCCGAAATGCGCGAACGATACCGCTGAATCTGGACGGGTGTGCACTTGCAGGCCACCTTGGGGTTCGTTAGGTGGCCGCATGGGCAGGGGTTCATCGCTGCCGCCAGCATGAACCTCGTCGGGAACTTCACCGAAAGAGCGGCCCGTGAGATCGTAACCGAGCCATCCTCCAGCGGCTGCCTCAAGACCTCGAGCACGTTGCGGTGGAACTCGGGCATCTCATCCAGAAACAACACGCCGTTGTGGGCGAGGCAGACCTCACCCGGGCGAGGATACGCTCCCCCGCCGATCAAACCCGCGTCTGAGATGGTGTGATGTGGGGACCTGAAAGGCCGGGTCGCGACGAGCGATTGGCCCTTGCTAAGCTGACCCGCGACGCTGTGTATCTTGGTTGTCTCAAGCGACTCCTGAAGCGTCATCTCTGGTAGGATCGTGGGGAGTCGCTTGGCAAGCATGGTCTTGCCGGCGCCCGGTGGGCCGATCATTACCACGTTGTGTGCCCCGGCGACCGCAACCTCAAGCGCTCGTTTGGCGTACAGCTGGCCTTTGACATCGGCGAAATCGACCCGGTAATGTGAGGCGGTCTCGAAAGCTTGCTTCATGTCAACTACCGTGCGAGGTATCTGGACGTTGCCATTGATGAAATCAATAGTCTGCGCGAGCGAGCTCACGGCGAAGACGTCCACACTGTCAACGACGCCGGCCTCGCTGGCGTTTGCATCAGGGACGATCATGGCGGCGCAGTTGACGTCGCGGGCGGCCATGGTCATCGGTAGCAGACCGGCGACCTCACGCACGCGGCCATCGAGCGACAGCTCGCCTATGATGCAAAACTTAGCAAGAGAAGGCCGCTCAACGAAGCCCTGCGCGGCGAGGATGCCCACAGCTATCGGCAGGTCGAGGCCTGCCCCCTGTTTCTTGACGCTGGCTGGGGCAAGATTGACGGTGATGCGACCGTCCGGAAGGTCGAAGCCCGCGTTCCGAAGCGCCGCTATCACGCGTTCTTTGCTCTCCTTGACGGCTGTGTCCGGCAGCCCAACCACCGAGTAGATGCACGTGCCCGGTGCGAGGTCAACCTCGACCTCGACCATCTTGGCCTCGATCCCGACCACAGCGCAGCTCTTCACCTTCGCCAGCATCGTCCTCCCCTCGTCAAGTTCCAACTCAGCAAGAACCAAAGAATAGCAGCCCGAATCTTGTCCTCTCGCCTCACGGCTGTCAACTGACAAGAAGCGACACGGCCAAACGAGCCACGTGTAGGCGATAAATGCGCCGACCCGCCGCACTCCAAAACCTCCAACTGACTCTTTGCGGCGATGGGCAAACTCCTGCGTGTCGAAAGGAGTATTGAACGAGCACGATTGGCGAGGTATTCTCGGACAGTCGAAACGTGCAAAACTAACGGGTCTTTGACTTTGGGAGGGAAAGATGACCAGGTTGTTTGGCTGCCTTGGGGTGTGTTGGTTGCTTCTTTCTTTATCAGCCTTTGGTGCGTATGCCGCTGAGTACGATGTCAATCAAGATGGGACGGGCGACTTTGAGGCGATTCAGGATGCGATTGATGTCACGCTTGATGGCTACGTCATAATCGTGCATCCCGGGACCTACTACGAGAACATCCACTTCGATGGCAAGAACATAACGCTGCGTTCGCTCGACCCGGAGGACGAGGAGATCGTCGCCTTGACCATAATCGACGGTGCCCAAAAGGGCAGCGTAGTTACGTTTGCCGGGACGGAGGATGAGACTTGCCTGCTCTCCGGCTTCACGATCGCTAATGGGACGTTCGGATATGGCGGTGGAATATACGGAGCGGGGACGTTCGCTGGAGTCAGCAACTGCACGATAAGCGGCAACTCGGCAGAGTACTGCGGCGGCGCGCTTCACAAGTGTAGCGGGACGATCAGCGACTGCACGATAAGCGGCAACTCGGCAGGCTACGGCGGCGGGCTTTACGACTGTGACGGGACGATCAGCAGCTGCACGATCAGCGGCAATTCGGCTGGTTACGACGGCGGCGGGCTTCACAAGTGTAGCGGGACGATCAGCGACTGCACGATAAGCGGCAACTCGGCGGAATACGGCGGTGGGCTGGCCGGCTGCAACGGGACGATCAGCAACTGCACCATCACCGGCAACTCCGCGGTGTGGGTAGGCGGTGGGCTGCACCAGTGTTACGCGACGGTCACCGACTGCACGATCAGCGACAACGCGGCGCAGGACATTGGCGGCGGGCTCTCCGAATGCCACGGAACGATCAGCGAATGCACGATCAGCGGCAACTCGGCACCCTCAGTCGGCGGGCTGGACTGTTGCAGCGGCGTGATCAGGAACTGCACGATCACCGGCAACTCGAGCGGCGGGCTTATGGGCTGCGACGGTTCAATCAGCAACTGCACGATCACCGGCAACTCGGCGACCGGGGAGTATGCGCGCGGCGGCGGGCTGGACTTTTGCAGCGGCGTGATCAGGAACTGCACAATCACCGGCAACTCGGCGGAATACGGCGGTGGGCTGCACCAGTGTTACGCGACGGTCACCGACTGCATCATCTGGGGGAATGACGCGCCCAACGGTGGAGACCTGTGGGACTGTGGTAGTGCCACCATCACATACTCCTGCGTCGGGGTCTGGTTTGGCGGGGGCGAGGGCAACATCTCGGATAATCCCCTCTTCGTCTCTGGCCCGCTCGGCGATTATTATCTATCCTGCCGGGCAGCGGGGCAGGATGCCGACAGCCCGTGCATAGACACAGGAAGCGGCACGGCGGAGAGCCTGGGCCTCGACAAGCTCACCACTAGAACAGACAGCGTTCCAGACACGGGCGTTGTCGATATGGGCTATCATTACCCGCTGACACTGGAACAGAACCCACAGATCGTGTGCTCGCTCAACGAAAGCGAGTTCGCCCCGGGCGAGACGCTTGTCGGGTTCATCGAGGCGCAGAATCCCGGGCCAGATGTCGCGGTTGACGCCTACGTCGCGTTCGTTCTGCCGAATGGGACGATAATCTCGCTCACCAGCAGCGGCCTCGCGATTGGGACATACCCCTGGGTCTCCAATGTCGTGCTGCCGAGCGGGTTTGATTTCGGGCCGACCGAGGTCCTCCGGACGACCGTCCCACAAAGCCCCGGTGATTACCTCTTTGCCGCCGCGCTGACCAATCCGGGCCAATTGGCATTCATTGGCGACCCGTGCTTATTCCCATTTACTATCACCGACTGATCGTCTTTTGAGACCGCTCCTCACGAAGGTCGGTCTGTCGGGGAGTTATTTGGTTCGGGTGGCAGCCGAGCCTGCGACGCTCAACTTCATCTTGAACCTCTCAGCCAGAGAGTCTTGGTTGAGCGGCACGCCGTTCGTAGGTGTAAGTACAGATGCGCCTGCACATTCGCTCGCCGGAGACGGCCCAGATGCACGTGCCAGGTGCGAGGTCAACTAGCTTTGACCTTCAGGGGTGTCGCAACCGATAGTGTTACTTCTTCGCTTGTTTGGGTTTGCGACTTATCTGCTCTTTGCTTGACTTGACGCCCTGCTGCGCCTCGAGATTGCTGGGAGCCAACTTCAAGACCTTCTGGTAGGTCTCGAGAGATTCGTCGTACTTACCTTCCCTGTAATAGCAGTGGCCAAGCATCAGAAGCGGAGTAACGCTCTTTTGCCATTCGTAAGCACGGCGATAATACCCCTCCGCCTCGAGGAACTCCTTGCGCTGGTAGTAGATGCTCGCCAAGAGATTCGCAGCGTTGCAGGCTCCACCGTTGTCCAGTTCAAAAACCTTCTTGAGGTCCGGGACCGCCTTGTCCGGCTGATTGAGGCCCTGCCAAGCTTTCGCCCGAAGCATGTAACCCCTGTAATCATTTGCCGCAACGACAGCCATCTTGTTGCCAGTTGATAGCGAGGCTTTGTAATCACCCGCTCCAAGCTGCGCCTCGCCCAACGTGTTAAGTGCCTCCACGTTGCCCGGCTCCTTGGCCAAGACCGGCTTCACAATCGCCACGGCCTTCTCGTGTTTCCCGAACCGCTGATAAGAGTCGGCCAATCTCAGCTGGGTCTGAACGTGTTCGGGCTTCAACAGGCTGGCTTTCTCAAGATACTTGATTGCCTCCTCATACTTCCCTAAAGACCGGAGAACAACACCGTAGAGATAATTGAACTGGAAGCGATTCAGAGCCTTGCCCGTAACCTTTGACAGAGTATTCGCGGCCTTCTCGTAGTTGCGGAGCTTCACGTATGCCGTAGCCAAGCCATAACTGCCTTGATAATCTCCCGGCCGGTAGGCGAGTCCTTGTTCAAACCGCTCTACAGACTTCTGATAGTCCTTTCTCTTTAGAAACAACCTTCCGAGAAGGAACAGAGATTCGTAGTCGTTGGGCTTGAGGCTCACGCATTTCTCAAGAGCCCTGATGGCCTCTGCATCCCTTTTTTCCTTCAAGAGGATCAGCGCCTTGAGATATAAATACTTCCGATTGTCGGGGTCCTTCTTGACCGCCTCGTCGATCGCCTTTTGTGCGGCGGCCCAGTCCTTTGCCTTGTAGGCGTCATAGGCTTGCTTATACTCTATAACGTCCTGAGCGAGGATCAAAAGCGGCAGCGTAAGAACAAGACCTGCGACCAGAGCTGTTATCGCCCGGCCATAACGGCTTCTCAACGTAATGCTACTCAACTAATACCTCCATTCAATCAGCGCGACCGCCCCAGCAGACCTAACGTGGCACACAGACAAGAGACTTCAGACTTCCTCTGACTCCTGATCCTGCTTGCACTCGATGCACAGCGTTGCGACCGGCCGCGCCCGGAGCCGCTCCAGGCTGATGTCCCCGCCGCAATGTTCGCATATACCATAAACGCCTCTATCGAGCTTGGCAAGTGCCTTGTCGATCTTGGCAAGCAGCTTCTGTTCTCTTTCCCGCAGCCTAAGCTTCAATGTCCTGTTCGATTCTTGGGACGCTATGTCTGCAAAGTCACCACTTTGGGGGCACGAATCACCGCATGACTCTTTCAACGTTTTTGCGGCCTGCGAAAGCAGAGCAGCCCTGTGTTCGATTAGCATGTTCTCAAACGAAACTAATACCTTCTTGTCCAGCATTTCTCTGTTGCCTCAAAAGGCCCCGGAAATATCCACAGACTGATATTTCGACAACAATCGCTTGAAATCCGCCTTTATGCCCTTAAGCGACTCCTCCGACTCTGCCTCGAACCTAAGCACTAGCACCGGCTGCGTGTTCGAGGCTCTAACAAGCCCCCAACCTTTATCGAATAGAACTCTCGCACCATCTATGTCGATAACCTCGTGGCCTTTCTTAAGTTCCCGCGCAATGCTTTTGACGACGTCAAATTTGTCCTCGTCTGAGCACGGCACACGTATTTCAGGTGTGTTGTAAGTCTTGGGCAGGGCATCGATCGACTCGGCGAGCGACTCTTTGCTCTGAGCGAGAATCTCTGCCAGCCGGCAGGCGGCGTATAGCGCATCGTCGTAGCCAAGATATCTATCGGCGAAATACATGTGGCCGCTCATCTCGCCTGCGAGCAAGGCTCTCTCCTCGAGGACTTTGCGCTCGATCAGCGAGTGCCCGGTCCTCCACATTATTGACTTGCCTCCCATGCGCTCTATCTCTTGCCCAAGCACTTGAGAGCACTTGACCTCCGATATGATCTTGGCGCCTGGATGCTCTGATAGCACCTGTCTTGCATAAAGCAGGAGCAGAATGTCGCCCCATATCGGCCGTCCCCTCTCGTCTATGACGCCGATCCGGTCAGCATCCCCGTCGAACGCAATCCCCGCCATCGCGCCTGTCTCCCCGACTTTCGCCGACAAGGCGGAGAGGTTCTCGGGCACAGTCGGGTCCGGGAAGTGATTGGGGAAACTACCGTCGAACTCGCAGTAAAGCGGAACAACCTCGCAGCCCATTCTACTCAGCAGACGAGGCGCGAGCTGGCTGGCTGTCCCGTTGCCAGCATCGATGACCAGCTTCACCCTTCGGCCCGAGGTCATCTTGCCCATATCGATCGAGTTCTCAAATAGATAGTTGACGTAGTCCTCCTCGACGTTCTTTTTGTCGAGCTTGCCTAAACCGCTGGCGAAATCGCCACGCTCAACGGTCGCACGAAGGGCCTGAATCTCTCTGCCAAAGATCGTATGCTTGCCCTTACAGACCTTCAAGCCGTTGAACTGCGGTGGGTTATGGCTGCCCGTGATGACGATTCCACCATCAGCATCCAAATGTCGGAGTGAGAAGTAAAACACTGGAGTCGGGACCATGCCGATGTCCGTTACATTGCAGCCCGTAGATAAGATCGCATCAATCAGTGCCTTGGCAAAGCTGGGCGAGGAGAGCCTAACATCCCTTGCAACCACCAGATTGGCAAGGCCAGCCCTCTTGATGTCAGTCCCGAACGCCTTGCCTATGCCGGCCACGACGTCCACAGTCAGGTCCTCGCCGACTATCCCACGAATATCATATTCCCTAAAGATCCGCGGATTCATGTCTTTGCCTATTTACCTGTTGGCTTTGGGCTCTTCGTGCCGTTTTTCTCCAGCTTGACAGTCCTTTTGCCAGTCTCGT carries:
- a CDS encoding ATP-binding protein; this encodes MAIRAFDLNIEEVLENWEVEHALREVIANALDEQVISKTAEIEISKDRQGDWHIRDFGRGLRIEHFTLNENQEKLNELSGVIGKFGVGLKDALATFHRRDVCVLIPSQFGTFRLKQEHKHGFSDIVTLHVEYDDSPNNMRGTEFILHGLTDADMTKAKSLFLTFAGEEILETTTYGQILRRKGNTGRVYILGVFASEEPNFLFSYNITSLTESMKKKLNRERSNVGRTTYADRVKAILKTAKSKAVEDLLVEQVGKRATGEQSDEMAWIEISQMALNLMHQRQKAAYFTEQEIQSRPNILDNARSDGYQVVVITEQQKSKLQAQIQMGGPQVRTLEAYVQEYNASFEYQFVDRAKLTREERRIFDITPKLLALVGLSLNRAPQIRISETMRVTTDGTEGVWDSSIAAVVIKRSRLSSLIGYAATLLHEVGHATTGAVDATPEFERVLTDYLGRTSVAATTFSADATPLRFTARLIRNLFFPHS
- a CDS encoding phosphomannomutase/phosphoglucomutase, whose protein sequence is MNPRIFREYDIRGIVGEDLTVDVVAGIGKAFGTDIKRAGLANLVVARDVRLSSPSFAKALIDAILSTGCNVTDIGMVPTPVFYFSLRHLDADGGIVITGSHNPPQFNGLKVCKGKHTIFGREIQALRATVERGDFASGLGKLDKKNVEEDYVNYLFENSIDMGKMTSGRRVKLVIDAGNGTASQLAPRLLSRMGCEVVPLYCEFDGSFPNHFPDPTVPENLSALSAKVGETGAMAGIAFDGDADRIGVIDERGRPIWGDILLLLYARQVLSEHPGAKIISEVKCSQVLGQEIERMGGKSIMWRTGHSLIERKVLEERALLAGEMSGHMYFADRYLGYDDALYAACRLAEILAQSKESLAESIDALPKTYNTPEIRVPCSDEDKFDVVKSIARELKKGHEVIDIDGARVLFDKGWGLVRASNTQPVLVLRFEAESEESLKGIKADFKRLLSKYQSVDISGAF
- a CDS encoding right-handed parallel beta-helix repeat-containing protein, with the translated sequence MTRLFGCLGVCWLLLSLSAFGAYAAEYDVNQDGTGDFEAIQDAIDVTLDGYVIIVHPGTYYENIHFDGKNITLRSLDPEDEEIVALTIIDGAQKGSVVTFAGTEDETCLLSGFTIANGTFGYGGGIYGAGTFAGVSNCTISGNSAEYCGGALHKCSGTISDCTISGNSAGYGGGLYDCDGTISSCTISGNSAGYDGGGLHKCSGTISDCTISGNSAEYGGGLAGCNGTISNCTITGNSAVWVGGGLHQCYATVTDCTISDNAAQDIGGGLSECHGTISECTISGNSAPSVGGLDCCSGVIRNCTITGNSSGGLMGCDGSISNCTITGNSATGEYARGGGLDFCSGVIRNCTITGNSAEYGGGLHQCYATVTDCIIWGNDAPNGGDLWDCGSATITYSCVGVWFGGGEGNISDNPLFVSGPLGDYYLSCRAAGQDADSPCIDTGSGTAESLGLDKLTTRTDSVPDTGVVDMGYHYPLTLEQNPQIVCSLNESEFAPGETLVGFIEAQNPGPDVAVDAYVAFVLPNGTIISLTSSGLAIGTYPWVSNVVLPSGFDFGPTEVLRTTVPQSPGDYLFAAALTNPGQLAFIGDPCLFPFTITD
- a CDS encoding tetratricopeptide repeat protein, producing MSSITLRSRYGRAITALVAGLVLTLPLLILAQDVIEYKQAYDAYKAKDWAAAQKAIDEAVKKDPDNRKYLYLKALILLKEKRDAEAIRALEKCVSLKPNDYESLFLLGRLFLKRKDYQKSVERFEQGLAYRPGDYQGSYGLATAYVKLRNYEKAANTLSKVTGKALNRFQFNYLYGVVLRSLGKYEEAIKYLEKASLLKPEHVQTQLRLADSYQRFGKHEKAVAIVKPVLAKEPGNVEALNTLGEAQLGAGDYKASLSTGNKMAVVAANDYRGYMLRAKAWQGLNQPDKAVPDLKKVFELDNGGACNAANLLASIYYQRKEFLEAEGYYRRAYEWQKSVTPLLMLGHCYYREGKYDESLETYQKVLKLAPSNLEAQQGVKSSKEQISRKPKQAKK
- a CDS encoding TraR/DksA C4-type zinc finger protein; its protein translation is MLDKKVLVSFENMLIEHRAALLSQAAKTLKESCGDSCPQSGDFADIASQESNRTLKLRLREREQKLLAKIDKALAKLDRGVYGICEHCGGDISLERLRARPVATLCIECKQDQESEEV
- a CDS encoding YifB family Mg chelatase-like AAA ATPase, whose translation is MLAKVKSCAVVGIEAKMVEVEVDLAPGTCIYSVVGLPDTAVKESKERVIAALRNAGFDLPDGRITVNLAPASVKKQGAGLDLPIAVGILAAQGFVERPSLAKFCIIGELSLDGRVREVAGLLPMTMAARDVNCAAMIVPDANASEAGVVDSVDVFAVSSLAQTIDFINGNVQIPRTVVDMKQAFETASHYRVDFADVKGQLYAKRALEVAVAGAHNVVMIGPPGAGKTMLAKRLPTILPEMTLQESLETTKIHSVAGQLSKGQSLVATRPFRSPHHTISDAGLIGGGAYPRPGEVCLAHNGVLFLDEMPEFHRNVLEVLRQPLEDGSVTISRAALSVKFPTRFMLAAAMNPCPCGHLTNPKVACKCTPVQIQRYRSRISGPLLDRIDIHLDVPVVPYSDLAKWSPGEKSEAVRTRINAARKVQQERFRDEPFFCNAHMQSRDIKRYCRLDEQCEAIMEAAINRMGMSARAYDRILKVARTIADLADEPNLLPEHISEAVQYRTLDRQFS
- a CDS encoding site-specific DNA-methyltransferase, whose amino-acid sequence is MSLIPPGTIIQDDVLTVLPELPTCHAQAIIADPPYYNVLEEDWDTQWHQVSEYLEWSGTWASQCMRILKDDGLFFVFGQLGKREHGFIHLMSQLCVRFTFHDLIIWDRVVGYNERRDSLTPAYEMILVLRKSEKVKFRKDRVRIPYDAKKIETYLRDKRYRDKRARLEHLSKGRYATNILSIPSLKGASKEKSGHPSQKPIELISKLIIISSDPGDLVLDPFLGSGTTAVAAETLSRKWIGIEINESYCAISRQRIDEVRVKDRPSATEEAPNKMAGSSFGLSAKSNRD